A DNA window from Leptolyngbya sp. KIOST-1 contains the following coding sequences:
- a CDS encoding energy transducer TonB, whose amino-acid sequence MSLCDICSQQHQHEQQKLRRILLWGLLGSVGVHVVALGLSQFNFWQAATDELAPIELIITEAIPEEPETLPEPEQPTELSTETNNPAPATASAPPRPAAVVAPPTPTPPTPAPPVEAVTPDTPEPETLAESDLAEPVQEEAEAVEEETEAVAEEPPEAVEEAIATEPEATPAEPQSERLRDLLQRLREAQNEAATTATNSATTGTGNLPDAPTGDSPGVAAAPSTSQGSGQGQGSRTVACQNCVRPSYPESALAAGAEGQPMVSVDINPDGTVRSVTLTRSSGNPAIDQAAIQAARNSRFQPIAGGASVPIEYDLTIEGSRRNRDARRRGERQAVELPPEATPTPAAAEPSPQTAESMPAADAPAPAATPTPPAPSESAPAESEPSPAAPAAAEEPTPAPQPVAEPAPPAPASPAPSAPAPAAPAPAAPPPAPVAPPPAPVAPAPPPAPVAPTPPSPPPAVNPPAPDTSGGE is encoded by the coding sequence ATGAGTCTCTGTGACATCTGTAGTCAACAGCACCAGCACGAGCAGCAAAAGCTTCGCCGAATTTTGCTCTGGGGGCTGTTGGGGTCGGTGGGCGTCCATGTCGTGGCCCTCGGCCTGAGTCAGTTCAATTTTTGGCAGGCGGCCACCGACGAGTTGGCGCCCATCGAGCTAATTATTACTGAAGCCATTCCTGAGGAGCCCGAGACGCTGCCCGAGCCGGAGCAGCCCACCGAACTCAGTACCGAGACCAACAACCCGGCTCCAGCCACCGCCAGCGCCCCGCCCCGCCCCGCTGCGGTGGTGGCCCCGCCTACGCCCACGCCGCCCACTCCAGCCCCGCCCGTGGAAGCGGTGACACCGGACACCCCCGAACCTGAAACCCTAGCCGAGTCGGACCTGGCTGAGCCGGTGCAGGAGGAGGCCGAGGCGGTGGAGGAAGAGACTGAAGCGGTGGCTGAGGAGCCCCCTGAGGCGGTGGAGGAGGCGATCGCCACTGAACCTGAGGCAACCCCAGCGGAACCCCAGTCCGAGCGTCTGCGCGACCTGTTGCAACGCCTACGTGAGGCCCAGAACGAGGCCGCCACCACCGCTACCAACTCCGCCACTACGGGCACGGGCAACCTCCCCGATGCCCCAACGGGTGACAGCCCTGGGGTCGCAGCGGCTCCCTCAACCTCCCAGGGCAGTGGCCAGGGCCAGGGCTCGCGCACCGTTGCCTGCCAAAACTGCGTGCGGCCCAGCTATCCCGAAAGCGCCCTGGCCGCCGGAGCCGAGGGTCAGCCGATGGTGAGCGTCGATATCAACCCCGACGGCACCGTTCGCAGCGTTACCCTGACCCGCTCCAGCGGCAACCCGGCGATCGACCAGGCCGCTATTCAGGCGGCCCGTAACTCCCGGTTCCAGCCCATTGCAGGCGGAGCCAGCGTACCCATCGAGTACGACCTCACCATTGAGGGCTCGCGCCGTAACCGCGATGCCCGTCGCCGGGGCGAGCGCCAGGCCGTGGAGCTACCGCCAGAAGCGACCCCCACGCCCGCAGCGGCCGAGCCCAGCCCCCAAACCGCTGAGTCAATGCCTGCCGCTGATGCCCCTGCGCCAGCGGCTACCCCGACGCCACCAGCGCCATCAGAATCCGCGCCAGCGGAGTCGGAGCCTTCACCCGCAGCGCCAGCGGCAGCCGAGGAGCCCACGCCTGCGCCCCAGCCCGTCGCCGAGCCTGCCCCGCCAGCGCCAGCCTCACCTGCGCCCAGTGCCCCGGCACCAGCGGCCCCGGCACCAGCGGCCCCGCCCCCTGCGCCAGTGGCTCCACCTCCTGCGCCAGTGGCCCCGGCTCCACCTCCTGCGCCAGTGGCTCCAACCCCACCCAGTCCTCCACCCGCTGTCAATCCGCCGGCGCCAGATACCTCTGGCGGGGAGTAG
- a CDS encoding MotA/TolQ/ExbB proton channel family protein, producing the protein MGTIFAAGGIVMWPLLGFSILAIALIVERSIFWFRINRRQRPVMQDILRTYRQAPVDVYPKLRQNVNLPTARIFLEALEIDGASPKQFHLALASAMQAELPHLRRFSTVFATIISVAPLLGLLGTILGLIRSFAALQLGDLNTNTGAVTGGISEALVSTAAGLVVAIGTLIFANLFRGLYKRQVALIQEYGGQLEILYETHHGRQNQLKEESLVR; encoded by the coding sequence ATGGGTACCATTTTTGCGGCGGGCGGCATCGTGATGTGGCCACTGCTGGGGTTTTCAATCCTGGCGATCGCCCTGATTGTCGAGCGTTCGATCTTCTGGTTTCGCATCAACCGCCGCCAGCGCCCAGTGATGCAAGACATTCTGCGCACCTACCGGCAGGCACCGGTGGATGTGTACCCCAAGCTGCGCCAGAACGTGAACCTGCCCACCGCCCGCATTTTTCTAGAAGCCCTGGAAATCGACGGGGCCAGCCCCAAGCAGTTTCACCTCGCCCTGGCCAGCGCCATGCAGGCCGAACTGCCCCACCTGCGCCGCTTTAGCACTGTCTTTGCCACCATCATCAGCGTCGCCCCCCTGCTGGGCCTGCTGGGCACCATCCTCGGCCTGATCCGCTCTTTCGCCGCCCTACAGCTGGGCGACCTGAACACCAACACCGGAGCCGTGACCGGCGGCATCAGCGAAGCCCTGGTGTCTACCGCAGCGGGCCTGGTGGTAGCGATCGGCACGCTGATCTTTGCCAACCTGTTTCGCGGCCTCTACAAACGCCAGGTAGCGCTGATTCAAGAGTACGGCGGGCAGTTAGAGATTCTGTACGAAACCCACCACGGGCGGCAGAACCAGCTCAAGGAAGAGTCGTTGGTGAGGTAG
- a CDS encoding ExbD/TolR family protein, whose product MPYLPEEPEADFELNIVPMIDVIFAILTFFIISSLFLTRSESLPVNLPQAASAELQQRTRITVTVEESGEIALNREAIALEDLQTGVRNLMRNTQESVVVINADEAVSHGRVVAVMDELRAIEGATLGIATRRE is encoded by the coding sequence ATGCCCTACCTCCCCGAAGAACCCGAAGCCGACTTTGAACTCAATATCGTGCCAATGATCGATGTGATTTTTGCGATTTTGACGTTCTTTATTATTTCCAGCCTGTTTCTCACCCGCTCGGAGTCCCTGCCGGTGAACCTGCCCCAGGCGGCCAGTGCCGAACTTCAGCAGCGAACGCGAATTACTGTGACCGTGGAGGAATCGGGGGAGATTGCCCTGAACCGAGAGGCGATCGCCCTGGAAGACCTCCAAACTGGCGTGCGCAACCTGATGCGGAATACCCAAGAGTCGGTGGTGGTGATCAACGCCGATGAAGCGGTCAGCCACGGCCGGGTGGTGGCGGTGATGGACGAACTGCGGGCGATCGAAGGAGCGACCTTGGGGATTGCGACAAGGCGGGAATAG
- a CDS encoding ABC transporter ATP-binding protein, with product MGRSGQGYRKLLATYLRPQGGRVVGLSITLLMGIGLQLLNPQILRYFIDTAVAGGAPRSLVLAAGAFVAIAFVQQGFAIATTYFSETIAWRATNTLRLDLTRHALGLDLAFHKAHTPGELVERVDGDVDALSRFFSQFVLQVLGNGLLVLGVLTILWFEDWRAGLSLSLFTLVAFGVLGGLQSLAVGPWRTYRQISAEFYGFVAEHLSGLEDIRANGAVGYVMDRFYKLLRRWLRAFHQARFTSTLLWGSTVGLFTLGNAIALAIGAYLWSQAAITIGTVYLLFYYATLLQDPIERIREELEQLQQAQASIQRIQDLLGHQPRVSPGGQGILPTGALSVKFEGVWFGYGEWESGRVGGWESGRVDEAETAEIEKSPSPTNPPTLPPIHPSTHPPIHPPTRQPVNPPTLHNLTLHLSPGQTLGLLGRTGSGKSTLARLLLRLYDIQRGQIYLGGVDIAQVSLRELPHQVGFVTQDVQLFQTNVRNNLTFFDGHISDEAILQTLDDLGLMPWLEGLPAGLDTELGADSGGLSAGQAQLLAFARVFLKDPGLVVLDEASSRLDSLTEQLIERAVDRLLVNRTGIIIAHRLKTVERADQILILEQGQVAEYGDRTTLLTDPNSQFSRLLKVGAMPD from the coding sequence ATGGGTAGATCTGGGCAGGGGTATCGAAAGCTGTTGGCCACCTACCTCAGGCCCCAGGGGGGACGGGTAGTGGGGTTGAGCATCACCCTACTGATGGGCATTGGGTTGCAGTTGCTCAACCCACAGATATTGCGATATTTCATTGACACGGCGGTGGCTGGGGGAGCACCGCGATCGCTGGTGTTGGCAGCAGGGGCGTTCGTTGCAATCGCTTTTGTCCAGCAGGGGTTTGCGATCGCCACCACCTACTTCAGTGAAACCATCGCCTGGCGTGCCACCAACACCCTACGCCTGGATCTGACCCGCCACGCCCTGGGCCTTGACCTGGCCTTTCACAAAGCCCACACTCCCGGGGAACTGGTGGAGCGGGTCGATGGCGATGTGGATGCTCTGTCGCGGTTTTTCTCGCAGTTTGTATTGCAGGTACTGGGCAACGGCCTGTTAGTCCTGGGGGTGCTAACAATTTTGTGGTTCGAAGACTGGCGGGCCGGACTGAGTCTGAGCCTGTTTACCCTGGTAGCCTTTGGGGTGCTGGGCGGCCTCCAATCCCTGGCGGTTGGCCCCTGGCGCACCTACCGCCAGATCAGCGCCGAATTCTACGGCTTTGTGGCCGAGCACCTCAGCGGCCTGGAAGACATCCGTGCCAATGGGGCCGTCGGCTATGTGATGGACAGGTTCTACAAACTGCTGCGCCGCTGGCTGCGAGCCTTTCACCAGGCCCGCTTCACCAGCACCCTGCTGTGGGGCAGCACCGTGGGGCTGTTTACCCTGGGCAACGCGATCGCCCTGGCCATCGGTGCCTACCTCTGGAGCCAGGCTGCCATCACCATCGGTACCGTCTACCTGCTCTTTTACTACGCCACCCTGCTGCAAGACCCCATCGAACGCATCCGCGAAGAACTAGAGCAGCTCCAGCAGGCCCAGGCCAGCATCCAACGGATTCAGGATTTACTGGGCCACCAGCCTCGGGTGAGCCCAGGCGGCCAAGGGATTTTACCGACGGGAGCCCTATCGGTGAAGTTTGAGGGGGTGTGGTTTGGGTACGGGGAGTGGGAGAGTGGGAGGGTGGGAGGGTGGGAGAGTGGGAGGGTGGATGAGGCGGAAACCGCTGAAATAGAAAAATCCCCCTCACCCACCAACCCGCCTACCCTCCCACCTATCCACCCATCCACCCATCCACCCATCCACCCACCTACCCGCCAACCCGTCAACCCACCTACCCTCCACAACCTCACTCTCCACCTCTCCCCTGGGCAAACCCTTGGTCTACTGGGCCGCACGGGCAGCGGCAAAAGTACCCTGGCGCGGTTGCTGCTGCGGCTGTACGACATTCAGCGGGGGCAGATTTACCTGGGGGGCGTGGATATTGCCCAGGTGTCGCTGCGGGAACTGCCGCACCAGGTGGGGTTTGTCACCCAGGATGTGCAGCTGTTTCAGACCAATGTGCGGAATAACCTGACGTTTTTTGATGGGCACATCTCGGATGAAGCGATTCTGCAAACCCTGGATGACCTGGGCCTGATGCCCTGGCTAGAGGGGCTGCCAGCGGGCCTGGATACGGAGCTGGGGGCAGATAGCGGCGGGCTGTCGGCGGGGCAGGCACAACTGCTGGCCTTTGCACGGGTGTTTCTCAAAGATCCGGGGCTGGTGGTGCTAGATGAAGCCTCGTCGCGGTTGGACTCACTGACGGAGCAGTTGATCGAGCGGGCAGTGGATCGACTTTTGGTGAACCGCACCGGGATTATCATCGCCCACCGACTCAAAACCGTGGAGCGGGCCGACCAGATCCTGATTTTGGAGCAGGGGCAGGTGGCGGAGTACGGCGATCGCACCACTCTCTTAACCGATCCCAACTCACAGTTTTCGCGCTTGCTCAAGGTTGGAGCGATGCCCGATTAA
- a CDS encoding helix-turn-helix domain-containing protein, with amino-acid sequence MTILLSEKDQPASLSANAYLSASSNYELVIQAPQSTSRGYKRSLNLRHGLNFLIRDYWLKDTLVEEKLPEAPGRTLEFGFNLHIAPDAEHPPEPTSQSSFLEFNETRTQRLFQTWSGQRRVLKIDLHLLTYAGCLTFSDDQLVLIPAELQAAIALNEDDWHQPVGSISPTIQLVLQQILNCPYTGSIQQVYLEGKALELIALQTAQWLESGPARATQRLKPSDIDRIHQARDLITQRMDDPPSLLELARAVGLNDCTLKRGFRQVFGTTVFGYLRQQRLIKARQLLQDTEMSVAEVTCQVGYSHAGHFAAAFKREFGISPKAFKNSVL; translated from the coding sequence ATGACTATCTTGCTTTCAGAAAAAGACCAACCGGCGTCGTTGTCGGCCAATGCTTACTTGTCAGCATCCAGCAACTACGAGCTGGTGATTCAAGCGCCCCAGTCAACCAGTCGGGGTTACAAGCGATCGCTCAACCTGCGCCATGGCCTGAATTTTCTGATCCGCGACTACTGGCTGAAAGATACGCTGGTCGAAGAAAAACTGCCGGAAGCACCTGGGCGAACTCTCGAGTTTGGCTTCAACCTGCACATTGCCCCAGACGCTGAGCACCCCCCAGAACCGACTAGCCAAAGTAGTTTTCTCGAATTCAACGAAACCCGCACCCAGAGACTTTTTCAGACCTGGTCGGGGCAGCGGCGGGTGTTAAAAATTGACCTACATTTGTTAACCTATGCGGGCTGCTTGACCTTTAGTGATGATCAATTAGTGCTGATACCGGCAGAACTCCAGGCCGCGATCGCCCTCAATGAAGACGACTGGCATCAGCCGGTCGGGTCAATTTCTCCGACGATTCAGCTGGTGCTTCAGCAAATTCTCAATTGCCCCTACACTGGCTCGATTCAGCAGGTGTATCTGGAGGGAAAAGCTCTTGAGCTAATCGCCCTGCAAACCGCCCAGTGGCTAGAGTCCGGCCCCGCTAGAGCGACCCAGCGGCTGAAGCCGTCAGATATTGACCGCATCCACCAGGCCAGAGATCTGATTACCCAACGCATGGATGATCCTCCGTCACTGCTGGAACTGGCTCGGGCGGTAGGTCTCAATGACTGCACCCTAAAGCGCGGCTTTCGCCAGGTGTTTGGCACCACGGTGTTTGGCTATCTGCGGCAGCAGCGACTGATTAAAGCCCGGCAATTGCTGCAAGACACCGAGATGAGCGTGGCCGAGGTCACCTGCCAGGTGGGCTATAGCCATGCCGGGCATTTTGCCGCTGCCTTTAAGCGAGAGTTTGGCATTAGCCCCAAGGCGTTCAAAAATTCCGTGCTGTGA